A DNA window from Sulfurimonas hongkongensis contains the following coding sequences:
- a CDS encoding BrnT family toxin, producing MIYRANKPEEAIKSQINKEKHGIDFVDAQNLWRDENALIIPANIVDEEIRYALISKFQNKCYIAIFTLRSDIYRIISVRRCRKNEEKNYEKDNGPRV from the coding sequence ATGATTTACCGTGCTAACAAACCAGAGGAGGCAATCAAAAGCCAAATCAATAAAGAAAAACATGGAATTGATTTCGTAGATGCGCAAAATCTATGGCGAGATGAAAATGCACTTATTATTCCTGCAAATATTGTAGATGAAGAAATAAGATATGCTTTAATTTCAAAATTTCAAAATAAATGCTATATAGCTATTTTTACACTAAGAAGTGATATATACAGAATTATTAGTGTTAGAAGATGCAGAAAAAATGAGGAAAAAAATTATGAAAAAGATAACGGCCCAAGAGTTTGA
- a CDS encoding GNAT family N-acetyltransferase gives MELETSRIILRQWREQDLPVFAELNSDPDVMKFFPKL, from the coding sequence ATGGAATTAGAAACAAGTCGAATTATATTGCGACAATGGAGGGAGCAAGATTTACCAGTTTTCGCGGAACTAAATTCAGATCCTGATGTAATGAAATTTTTTCCTAAATTGTAA
- a CDS encoding type II toxin-antitoxin system RelE/ParE family toxin: protein MKFQVVEKLLYKKAYKKLSKQYKHIDNDIDNFLNSISSKEDLGTELKSNIFKTRIKNSDKNKGKSAGYRLISYLAIVNNELQLLYIYDKSKLENLTEKEIDNLILQKID, encoded by the coding sequence ATGAAATTTCAAGTTGTAGAAAAATTACTTTATAAAAAAGCATACAAAAAGCTTTCTAAGCAATACAAACATATAGACAATGACATTGATAACTTTTTAAACTCCATAAGTTCCAAAGAAGATTTAGGAACTGAATTAAAATCAAATATTTTCAAAACAAGAATCAAAAATAGTGATAAAAACAAAGGCAAAAGTGCAGGATATAGACTTATTAGCTATCTTGCAATTGTAAATAATGAACTTCAACTACTATATATTTATGACAAAAGTAAGCTAGAAAATTTAACGGAAAAAGAGATTGATAATTTAATTCTTCAAAAAATTGACTAG
- a CDS encoding zinc ribbon domain-containing protein — translation MFCSKCGNENIKDANFCNTCGESLTVVNAFSTINGDGNLNFGQNNTIVSDNISVNYQKISDPIAYINRDKIIPIKLGAIPVTNKLTIFGNLISQYLMI, via the coding sequence TTGTTTTGTTCAAAATGCGGTAATGAAAATATTAAAGATGCAAATTTTTGTAATACTTGTGGCGAATCCTTAACTGTTGTTAATGCTTTTAGTACTATAAATGGAGACGGTAATTTAAACTTTGGTCAAAACAATACAATAGTTTCTGATAATATATCTGTAAACTATCAAAAGATTAGTGACCCTATTGCGTATATTAATAGAGATAAAATTATTCCAATTAAACTTGGTGCAATACCAGTTACAAATAAACTAACCATTTTTGGGAATTTGATTTCACAATATTTGATGATATAA
- a CDS encoding antibiotic biosynthesis monooxygenase has translation MTNIIDTPKPPYYAVIFTSKKIDEDKSYSKMSDRMVKLVSQQNGFLGFDSAREELGITVSYWKDEKSILNWKSNLEHQEAQKLGKELWYKQYKILGCGDGPSSFNFEVLKLNGNVTSIDPIYQFTKNEIQIRIDETSSVVSEELKQNQNDYVWENIKSVDELIDIRLTAMSDFIKDYENGKEEKRYIYNELPKLSFKDDSFDLVLSSHFLFLYSEHFDLQFHVDSILEMCRVSKKEVKIFPLLDLKNKKSQYLEPILEILKEKSFETKIIKTNYEFQKGANELLSIKAHNKFS, from the coding sequence ATGACAAATATAATTGATACACCAAAACCACCATATTATGCAGTTATATTTACATCAAAAAAGATTGATGAAGATAAAAGTTATAGTAAAATGTCAGATAGAATGGTAAAGTTAGTATCTCAACAAAATGGATTCTTAGGATTTGATTCAGCAAGAGAAGAACTAGGAATTACAGTTTCGTATTGGAAAGATGAAAAATCTATTTTAAATTGGAAATCAAATTTAGAACATCAAGAAGCACAAAAATTAGGTAAAGAACTTTGGTATAAACAATATAAAATATTAGGTTGTGGAGATGGTCCATCAAGTTTTAATTTTGAAGTTTTAAAACTAAATGGGAATGTTACATCAATTGACCCAATTTATCAATTTACAAAAAATGAAATACAAATAAGAATAGATGAAACATCATCAGTTGTTAGTGAAGAACTAAAGCAAAATCAAAATGATTATGTTTGGGAAAATATTAAATCAGTTGATGAACTAATTGATATTAGATTAACAGCTATGAGTGACTTTATCAAAGATTATGAAAATGGAAAAGAAGAAAAAAGGTATATTTACAATGAACTACCAAAACTATCATTTAAAGATGATAGTTTTGATTTAGTATTAAGTTCACATTTTTTATTTTTATACAGTGAACATTTTGATTTACAATTTCATGTTGATTCAATATTAGAGATGTGTAGAGTATCAAAAAAAGAAGTTAAAATATTTCCACTTCTTGATTTAAAAAATAAAAAGTCACAATATTTAGAACCAATTCTAGAAATACTGAAAGAAAAAAGTTTTGAAACGAAAATAATTAAAACAAATTATGAGTTTCAAAAAGGAGCAAACGAGTTGTTAAGCATTAAGGCGCATAACAAGTTCTCGTAG
- the brnA gene encoding type II toxin-antitoxin system BrnA family antitoxin, with amino-acid sequence MKKITAQEFDKKFDDSEDITEYLDFSSAIRLKDIKKLKTETKKVNVDFPEWIINLLDEEAKKIGVTRQSIIKVWIAERLKEETGSFKKIS; translated from the coding sequence ATGAAAAAGATAACGGCCCAAGAGTTTGATAAAAAGTTTGATGATAGTGAAGATATTACTGAGTATTTAGATTTCTCATCTGCAATAAGACTTAAAGATATAAAAAAACTAAAAACGGAGACTAAAAAAGTCAATGTTGACTTCCCTGAATGGATAATAAACTTACTTGATGAGGAAGCTAAGAAGATTGGAGTAACAAGACAATCAATTATTAAAGTTTGGATTGCTGAAAGATTAAAAGAAGAAACTGGGAGCTTTAAAAAAATAAGTTAA
- a CDS encoding type II toxin-antitoxin system RelE/ParE family toxin, which produces MKIIHKPTFSQQLKQIIEYIAQDKPSASMNFKNKLKENINLIPNNPYQYEQSQYFDNKNIRNMTFKKYTIVYRVRPIKQEIEILRIFKQNKPPQQ; this is translated from the coding sequence ATGAAAATCATTCACAAGCCAACTTTTTCACAACAATTAAAACAAATAATAGAGTACATTGCACAAGATAAACCTAGTGCAAGTATGAATTTTAAAAATAAGCTAAAAGAAAATATAAACCTCATTCCAAATAATCCATATCAATATGAACAATCACAATATTTTGATAATAAAAATATTAGAAATATGACATTTAAAAAATATACGATAGTTTACAGGGTAAGACCTATAAAACAAGAGATAGAAATTTTAAGAATTTTTAAACAAAACAAGCCACCACAGCAATAA
- the ribB gene encoding 3,4-dihydroxy-2-butanone-4-phosphate synthase, which translates to MNQKMMNGDFKSRVNGALQTLKEGKGVIVVDDYNRENEADIIFSAQNLTKEQMALLIRECSGIVCLCLTKQKVDELQLPMMVQDNNSKFQTPFTVSIESKDNVTTGVSAQDRVTTIKSAISSDGAFKIVSPGHIFPLRANENGVLGRAGHTEASVDLMKLAKLEPFAVLCEITNHDGTMAKEDDIKQFSEKYAMPIISVEDIINY; encoded by the coding sequence ATGAATCAAAAAATGATGAATGGCGATTTTAAATCGAGAGTAAATGGTGCGCTTCAAACTTTAAAAGAAGGTAAAGGCGTAATTGTTGTAGATGATTATAATAGAGAAAATGAAGCAGATATAATTTTTTCTGCGCAAAATTTAACAAAAGAACAAATGGCACTTTTAATAAGAGAGTGTAGCGGGATAGTTTGTTTATGTTTAACTAAACAAAAAGTTGATGAACTTCAACTTCCAATGATGGTTCAGGATAACAACTCAAAATTTCAAACACCGTTTACTGTTTCAATAGAATCAAAAGATAATGTTACAACAGGTGTGTCAGCCCAAGATAGAGTTACAACAATTAAGTCTGCTATTTCTAGCGATGGAGCATTTAAAATTGTCTCTCCCGGACATATTTTTCCATTAAGGGCGAATGAAAACGGTGTCTTAGGTCGAGCCGGTCATACTGAAGCTAGTGTTGATTTGATGAAGTTAGCAAAGTTAGAACCTTTTGCAGTTTTATGTGAGATAACAAATCACGACGGAACAATGGCAAAAGAAGACGATATTAAACAATTTTCTGAAAAATACGCTATGCCTATTATTAGTGTAGAAGATATAATTAACTATTGA